The Streptomyces tendae genome has a window encoding:
- a CDS encoding ABC transporter ATP-binding protein, with amino-acid sequence MADTTHEKTPTVIADGVDVVYRVNGTGAGRGSATAALNRMLRRKQTERASGVRTVHAVRNVSFVAYKGEAIGLIGTNGSGKSTLLKAVAGLLPVENGRIYTDGQPSLLGVNAALMADLTGERNVHLGGLAMGMSREEVKARYQEIVDFSGINEKGDFITLPMRTYSSGMAARLRFSIAAAKDHDVLLVDEALATGDRSFQKRSEARIRELRKHAGTVFLVSHNNKSIRDTCDRVLWLERGELRMDGPTDEVLREYEKFTSGGDRAVPAPRQAATAR; translated from the coding sequence GTGGCTGACACCACCCATGAGAAGACCCCGACCGTCATCGCCGACGGCGTCGACGTGGTCTACCGGGTCAACGGCACCGGCGCCGGACGCGGCTCCGCGACCGCCGCGCTCAACCGCATGCTGCGCCGCAAGCAGACCGAGAGGGCCTCCGGCGTGCGCACGGTGCACGCAGTACGGAACGTGTCGTTCGTCGCTTACAAGGGCGAGGCGATCGGCCTGATCGGTACCAACGGCTCCGGCAAGTCGACGCTGCTCAAGGCCGTCGCCGGACTGCTCCCGGTGGAGAACGGCCGCATCTACACCGACGGCCAGCCGTCCCTGCTCGGCGTCAACGCCGCCCTGATGGCCGACCTCACCGGCGAACGCAACGTGCACCTGGGCGGCCTCGCGATGGGCATGTCCCGTGAGGAGGTCAAGGCCCGCTACCAGGAGATCGTCGACTTCTCCGGCATCAACGAGAAGGGCGACTTCATCACCCTGCCGATGCGCACCTACTCCTCCGGCATGGCGGCCCGCCTGCGTTTCTCCATCGCCGCCGCCAAGGACCACGACGTGCTGCTCGTCGACGAGGCCCTGGCCACCGGCGACCGCTCCTTCCAGAAGCGGTCCGAGGCCCGCATCCGCGAGCTGCGCAAGCACGCCGGCACCGTCTTCCTGGTCAGCCACAACAACAAGTCCATCCGCGACACCTGTGACCGGGTGCTGTGGCTGGAGCGCGGCGAGCTGCGCATGGACGGGCCGACCGACGAGGTGCTCCGGGAGTACGAGAAGTTCACCTCGGGCGGGGACCGGGCCGTGCCGGCACCCCGGCAGGCCGCGACGGCGCGATGA
- a CDS encoding CDP-glycerol glycerophosphotransferase family protein, translated as MPQLSVIVHGPNTQDHLTGLLDSLVAHPLPDVEVVVAAVGDWARETAERHAPQLQVVPLPDGTSDAAARAAGAAHATGRWLHFVRAKDGIPAGSPRTVAERTAELPAAVDVLLTDHLRSTWRSAGLPSADGPLLARAGRTEAALGDSAYLLRLTPLLGTRVLRAAFWRAHEGQLTTDDEPRAALAALLLADRVACLPHIAHEDRRLRPASLPPVTAGQHLGTVDRYEALLGLARDRPAVYTVLYEIMVRDCLRTFARGTMTEPVAREFFDRAGAAAVRLRPEGYRRPSGPEGVRRSLLEEGAYTRYRAFRTANRARRAVRSTVRAGRRQAGARIRDHQYRAALRRPVDPHLAVFSAYWNRGVACNPGAIAAKLAELAPHIHPVWVVTARNAALLPPGTDHVVPGTRRYWETLATAKYLVNNVNFPNAVVKRPDAVHVQTHHGTPLKRMGLDQMAYPAAAQGLDFDALLERVDKWDFSVSANSHTTRMWERAYPARYVSLDHGYPRNDAYYTAGADEVRAVRERLGIAPGRRAVLYAPTHRDYEAGWTPRLDLAALADRLGEDTVLLVRAHYFYDSGVSPLTGLRRSGRVVDVSSYDPVEELCLAADVLVTDYSSIMFDYANLDRPIVVHADDWETYRTTRGVYFDLMAEAPGPVARTQDDLTEILTTDAWRDEGAAKARAAFRRRFCEFDDGHAAERVVRRVFLGQDEASLPPVLPLEQRTPAPAPQEVTA; from the coding sequence ATGCCCCAGCTCAGCGTCATCGTCCACGGGCCGAACACCCAGGACCATCTGACCGGCCTGCTCGACTCGCTCGTCGCCCACCCGCTGCCCGACGTCGAGGTGGTCGTCGCCGCCGTCGGCGACTGGGCCCGCGAGACGGCCGAGCGGCACGCCCCGCAGCTCCAGGTGGTCCCGCTGCCCGACGGCACCTCCGACGCGGCGGCCCGGGCGGCGGGGGCGGCGCACGCCACCGGCCGCTGGCTGCACTTCGTCCGCGCCAAGGACGGCATCCCGGCCGGCAGCCCCCGCACCGTCGCCGAGCGGACCGCCGAACTGCCCGCCGCCGTGGACGTCCTCCTCACGGACCACCTGCGCAGCACCTGGCGCAGCGCGGGCCTGCCCTCCGCCGACGGCCCCCTCCTCGCCCGCGCGGGCCGCACCGAGGCGGCCCTCGGCGACAGCGCCTACCTGCTGCGCCTGACCCCGCTGCTCGGCACCCGCGTGCTGCGCGCCGCGTTCTGGCGGGCCCACGAGGGGCAGCTCACCACCGACGACGAGCCCCGGGCCGCACTGGCGGCCCTCCTGCTCGCCGACCGCGTCGCCTGTCTGCCGCACATCGCCCACGAGGACCGCCGGCTGCGCCCCGCGAGCCTTCCGCCGGTCACCGCCGGGCAGCACCTCGGGACCGTCGACCGCTACGAGGCCCTGCTCGGCCTCGCCCGGGACCGGCCCGCCGTCTACACCGTCCTCTACGAGATCATGGTGCGGGACTGCCTGCGCACCTTCGCCCGGGGCACCATGACCGAGCCGGTGGCCCGGGAGTTCTTCGACCGGGCCGGCGCCGCCGCCGTACGCCTCCGTCCCGAGGGGTACCGCCGCCCCAGCGGCCCGGAGGGCGTGCGCCGCTCGCTGCTGGAGGAGGGCGCCTACACCCGCTACCGGGCCTTCCGCACCGCCAACCGGGCCCGCCGCGCCGTGCGCTCCACCGTGCGCGCGGGCAGACGGCAGGCCGGCGCCCGGATCCGCGACCACCAGTACCGCGCGGCGCTGCGCCGCCCCGTCGACCCGCACCTCGCGGTGTTCTCCGCCTACTGGAACCGCGGGGTCGCCTGCAACCCGGGCGCGATCGCCGCCAAGCTCGCCGAGCTGGCCCCGCACATCCACCCGGTGTGGGTGGTCACCGCGCGCAACGCGGCGCTGCTGCCGCCCGGCACCGACCACGTGGTGCCCGGCACCCGCCGCTACTGGGAGACGCTCGCCACCGCGAAGTACCTCGTCAACAACGTCAACTTCCCGAACGCGGTGGTCAAACGCCCGGACGCGGTGCATGTGCAGACCCACCACGGCACCCCGCTCAAGCGCATGGGCCTGGACCAGATGGCCTACCCGGCCGCCGCACAGGGCCTGGACTTCGACGCCCTGCTGGAGCGCGTCGACAAGTGGGACTTCAGCGTCTCCGCCAACAGCCACACCACCCGCATGTGGGAGCGGGCCTACCCGGCCCGGTACGTCTCCCTCGACCACGGCTATCCGCGCAACGACGCGTACTACACGGCGGGCGCCGACGAGGTCCGCGCGGTCCGCGAGCGGCTCGGTATCGCCCCCGGCCGCCGCGCCGTCCTGTACGCGCCCACGCACCGCGACTACGAGGCCGGGTGGACCCCGCGCCTGGACCTCGCCGCGCTCGCCGACCGGCTCGGCGAGGACACCGTCCTGCTGGTGCGCGCCCACTACTTCTACGACTCGGGCGTCTCCCCGCTGACCGGCCTGCGCCGCTCCGGCCGCGTCGTGGACGTCTCGTCCTACGACCCCGTCGAGGAGCTGTGCCTGGCCGCGGACGTCCTGGTCACGGACTACTCGTCGATCATGTTCGACTACGCCAACCTGGACCGCCCGATCGTCGTCCACGCCGACGACTGGGAGACGTACCGCACCACGCGCGGGGTCTACTTCGACCTGATGGCCGAGGCGCCCGGCCCGGTGGCGCGCACCCAGGACGACCTGACCGAGATCCTCACCACCGACGCCTGGCGCGACGAGGGCGCGGCGAAGGCGCGGGCCGCCTTCCGCCGCCGGTTCTGCGAGTTCGACGACGGCCACGCCGCCGAGCGGGTGGTGCGCCGGGTCTTCCTCGGCCAGGACGAGGCGTCCCTGCCCCCGGTGCTGCCCCTGGAGCAGCGCACCCCGGCCCCGGCCCCCCAGGAGGTGACCGCGTGA
- a CDS encoding glycosyltransferase family 2 protein, with protein MSTPRVPDVTVTVIVHNDAGRLPRAVRSVCRQTHPDLEVVISDDHSTDDTPRVARELTAADPRVRYLRLPENSGGCSAPRNRALEIARAPYLMFLDSDDELPEGAVAALLAAHREREIDFAMGAVRRIRVDTGRRSTWMPHLVGERRTLDGIEDDPRLFFEHLATSKMYARAFLDRHALRFPEGIHYEDQLFSAQAYCLAKRFTIVPEPVYLWYIAPYASSDAASISNQRHLMANVRDRIHVQRLIDAFLVESGHAALREDKDHKFLKHDFRMYAGDLPYRDEEWLAAFADEMDPYLDTLSPGAYARLPRAERVVLQLLRDRRLPEARLAARGLGYGVAPRRTTADPEGRVYWGDRVPDTVAARRELDLTELEPDTRPFSGAPFRHEITAIARVPGAGACVELTVRTYDPALRLPVGPQRASLLISPGRRRLTVPFRLDPVRPGVFEGTVRLDLGEARLPLSGFAGARHPLVRLTGGGQSNQALLLAPLDFPSLTARVPYRSGAAPHEVTIEPEGHNPGRLQVRWEPAGLTGLVRPASARLVRPRMRRAGRLVAGALR; from the coding sequence ATGAGCACTCCCCGGGTCCCCGACGTCACCGTCACGGTGATCGTGCACAACGACGCGGGACGGCTGCCCCGCGCGGTGCGGTCCGTGTGCCGCCAGACGCACCCCGACCTCGAGGTCGTCATCAGCGACGACCACTCCACGGACGACACCCCCCGGGTGGCCCGGGAACTCACGGCCGCCGACCCGCGCGTCCGCTACCTGCGCCTGCCGGAGAACAGCGGCGGGTGCAGCGCGCCACGCAACCGCGCCCTGGAGATCGCCCGGGCGCCGTACCTGATGTTCCTCGACAGCGACGACGAGCTTCCCGAGGGGGCGGTCGCGGCGCTGCTCGCCGCGCACCGCGAGCGGGAGATCGACTTCGCGATGGGCGCGGTGCGGCGGATCCGGGTGGACACCGGACGCCGGTCCACCTGGATGCCGCACCTCGTGGGCGAGCGCCGCACCCTGGACGGCATCGAGGACGACCCGCGGCTGTTCTTCGAGCACCTGGCGACCAGCAAGATGTACGCCCGCGCCTTCCTCGACCGGCACGCGCTGCGCTTCCCCGAGGGCATCCACTACGAGGACCAGCTGTTCTCGGCGCAGGCCTACTGCCTGGCGAAGCGGTTCACGATCGTCCCCGAGCCGGTCTACCTCTGGTACATAGCCCCCTACGCGAGCTCCGACGCGGCCTCCATATCCAACCAGCGGCACCTGATGGCCAACGTCCGCGACCGGATACACGTGCAGCGGCTGATCGACGCGTTCCTGGTGGAGAGCGGGCACGCGGCGCTGCGCGAGGACAAGGACCACAAGTTCCTCAAGCACGACTTCCGGATGTACGCGGGGGACCTGCCCTACCGCGACGAGGAGTGGCTCGCCGCCTTCGCCGACGAGATGGACCCCTACCTGGACACCCTGTCCCCGGGCGCCTACGCCCGGCTGCCCCGCGCCGAGCGAGTGGTGCTCCAGCTGCTCCGCGACCGCCGGCTGCCCGAGGCCCGGCTCGCGGCGCGCGGTCTCGGGTACGGCGTCGCCCCGAGGCGGACGACCGCCGACCCGGAGGGCCGGGTCTACTGGGGCGACCGGGTCCCCGACACCGTCGCCGCCCGGCGCGAGCTGGACCTCACCGAGCTGGAACCGGACACCCGCCCGTTCTCCGGCGCCCCGTTCCGCCACGAGATCACCGCCATCGCCCGCGTCCCCGGGGCCGGCGCGTGCGTCGAGCTGACCGTGCGGACCTACGACCCGGCGCTGCGTCTGCCCGTCGGCCCGCAGCGCGCGAGCCTGCTGATCTCCCCCGGCCGCCGTCGCCTCACCGTGCCCTTCCGCCTCGACCCGGTGCGGCCCGGTGTCTTCGAGGGGACGGTACGGCTCGACCTGGGCGAGGCGCGGCTGCCGCTGAGCGGCTTCGCCGGGGCCCGGCACCCGCTGGTCCGGCTCACCGGCGGCGGCCAGAGCAACCAGGCCCTGCTGCTGGCTCCCCTGGACTTCCCCTCCCTGACCGCCCGTGTCCCCTACCGCTCCGGTGCCGCCCCGCACGAGGTGACGATCGAGCCGGAGGGGCACAACCCGGGCCGGCTCCAGGTGCGGTGGGAGCCGGCCGGCCTCACCGGGCTCGTCCGCCCGGCCTCCGCCCGCCTGGTCCGCCCCCGGATGCGCCGGGCGGGCCGACTGGTGGCGGGCGCCCTGCGCTGA
- a CDS encoding NAD-glutamate dehydrogenase: protein MQTKLDEAKAELLDRAARVAENSPAGGKLPTGTADEDTPDRDTVLAFLQRYYLHTAPEDLTDRDPVDVFGAAVSHHRLAANRPQGTANVRVHTPTVEENGWTCSHSVVEVVTDDMPFLVDSVTNELTRQGRGIHVVIHPQFVVRRDVTGKLIEVLSDPVGGDLPQDASDLPHDAHVESWIHVEIDRETDRGDLKQITADLLRVLSDVREAVEDWGKMRQAATALADALPGEPVPADLPPLQVEEARELLHWLADDHFTFLGYREYQLRDDDSLAAVPGTGLGILRSDPHHAADEDHPVSPSFERLPADARAKAREHKLLVLTKANSRATVHRPSYLDYIGVKKFDAEGNVVGERRFLGLFSSAAYTESVRRVPVIRRKVEDVLERAGFSPHSHDGRDLLQILETYPRDELFQTPAGELQAIATSVLYLQERRRLRLYLRQDEYGRYYSALVYLPRDRYTTGVRLRIIDILKEELGGISVDFTAWNTESVLSRLHFVVRVPQGTELQHLSDSDKERIEARLVEAARSWADGFAEALNTEFGEERAAELLRRYAGAFPEGYKADHSPRSAVADLVRLEELGGERDFALSLYEPVGAAPDERRFKIYRTGEAVSLSAVLPVLQRLGVEVVDERPYELRCDDRSVAYVYDFGLRMPQAPGGGVDYLGDDARERFQDTFAATWTGKAENDGFNALVLSAGLTWRQAMVLRAYAKYLRQAGSTFSQDYMEDTLRHNVHTTRLLVSLFEARMSPDRQRAGYELVDALLEEVDAALDQVASLDEDRILRSFLTVIKATLRTNFFQETAGGEPHDYVSMKFDPQAIPDLPAPRPAFEIWVYSPRVEGVHLRFGKVARGGLRWSDRREDFRTEILGLVKAQMVKNTVIVPVGAKGGFVAKQLPDPAVDRDAWMAEGIASYRTFISALLDITDNMVGGEVVPPADVVRHDEDDTYLVVAADKGTATFSDIANEVAESYNFWLGDAFASGGSAGYDHKGMGITARGAWESVKRHFRELGVDTQTQDFTVVGIGDMSGDVFGNGMLLSEHIRLVAAFDHRHIFIDPAPDAATSYAERRRLFELPRSSWADYDTSLLSAGGGIFPRSAKSVPVNAHIRDALGIESGVTKMTPADLMKAILKAPVDLLWNGGIGTYVKASTESNADAGDKGNDAIRVDGKDLRVAVVGEGGNLGMTQLGRIEFALHGGRQNTDAIDNSAGVDTSDHEVNIKILLNGLVKEGDMTVKQRNKLLAEMTDEVGRLVLRNNYAQNTAIANALAQSKDMIHAQQRFLKHLVREGHLDRALEFLPTDRQIRERLASGQGLTGPETAVLLAYTKITVAEELLHTSLPDDPYLKGLLHAYFPTALREQFREQIDSHPLRREITTTVLVNDTVNTGGTTYLHRMREETGASLEEIVRAQTAARAIFRSSMVWDGVEALDTTVDAAVQTRIRLHSRRLVERGTRWLLNNRPQPLQLEETVSFFAERVELVWAQLPKLLRGEDLDWYQKIYDELSGAGVPDELATRVAGFSSAFPTLDIVSVADRMGKEPLDVAEVYYDLADRLRITQLMDRIIELPRADRWQSMARAAIREDLYAAHAAVTADVLAEGDGASTPEQRFALWEQKNAALLGRARTTLEEIHSSDAFDLANLSVAMRTMRTLLRSHS from the coding sequence ATGCAGACCAAGCTGGACGAAGCCAAGGCCGAGCTGCTCGATCGGGCCGCCCGGGTAGCTGAGAACAGCCCGGCCGGGGGGAAACTACCGACTGGGACCGCGGACGAGGACACGCCCGACCGGGACACCGTCCTCGCGTTCCTCCAGCGCTACTACCTGCACACCGCCCCGGAGGACCTCACCGACCGCGACCCGGTCGACGTCTTCGGAGCCGCTGTCTCGCACCACCGGCTCGCGGCGAACCGCCCGCAGGGCACCGCCAACGTCCGGGTGCACACCCCGACCGTCGAGGAGAACGGCTGGACCTGCAGCCACTCCGTCGTCGAGGTCGTCACCGACGACATGCCCTTCCTGGTCGACTCCGTCACCAACGAGCTCACCCGCCAGGGCCGCGGCATCCACGTGGTCATCCACCCGCAGTTCGTGGTCCGCCGGGACGTGACCGGCAAGCTGATCGAGGTCCTCTCCGACCCGGTCGGCGGCGACCTCCCGCAGGACGCGAGCGACCTGCCGCACGACGCGCACGTCGAGTCCTGGATCCACGTGGAGATCGACCGCGAGACCGACCGCGGCGACCTGAAGCAGATCACCGCCGATCTGCTGCGGGTGCTGTCCGACGTCCGGGAGGCCGTCGAGGACTGGGGCAAGATGCGCCAGGCCGCGACCGCGCTGGCCGACGCGCTGCCCGGCGAGCCCGTCCCCGCCGACCTGCCCCCGCTGCAGGTCGAGGAGGCCCGCGAGCTGCTGCACTGGCTGGCCGACGACCACTTCACCTTCCTCGGCTACCGCGAGTACCAGCTGCGCGACGACGACTCGCTGGCCGCCGTGCCCGGCACCGGCCTCGGCATCCTGCGCTCCGACCCCCACCACGCGGCGGACGAGGACCACCCGGTCAGCCCGTCCTTCGAGCGGCTGCCCGCCGACGCCCGCGCCAAGGCCCGCGAGCACAAGCTGCTGGTGCTGACCAAGGCCAACAGCCGCGCCACCGTGCACCGGCCGTCGTACCTGGACTACATCGGCGTCAAGAAGTTCGACGCCGAGGGCAACGTGGTCGGGGAGCGGCGCTTCCTCGGCCTGTTCTCGTCCGCCGCCTACACCGAGTCGGTGCGCCGGGTGCCGGTGATCCGCCGCAAGGTCGAGGACGTCCTGGAGCGGGCCGGCTTCTCGCCGCACAGCCACGACGGGCGCGACCTGCTGCAGATCCTTGAGACCTACCCGCGCGACGAGCTGTTCCAGACCCCGGCCGGGGAGCTGCAGGCCATCGCCACCTCGGTGCTCTACCTCCAGGAGCGGCGCCGGCTGCGCCTGTACCTGCGCCAGGACGAGTACGGCCGCTACTACAGCGCCCTCGTCTACCTGCCGCGCGACCGCTACACCACCGGCGTCCGGCTGCGGATCATCGACATCCTCAAGGAGGAGCTCGGCGGCATCAGCGTCGACTTCACCGCGTGGAACACCGAGTCGGTCCTCTCCCGGCTGCACTTCGTCGTCCGCGTCCCGCAGGGCACCGAACTGCAGCACCTGTCCGACAGCGACAAGGAGCGCATCGAGGCCCGGCTGGTCGAGGCCGCCCGCTCCTGGGCCGACGGCTTCGCAGAGGCGCTGAACACCGAGTTCGGCGAGGAGCGCGCCGCCGAGCTGCTGCGCCGCTACGCCGGTGCCTTCCCCGAGGGCTACAAGGCCGACCACTCCCCGCGCAGCGCCGTGGCCGACCTGGTGCGCCTCGAGGAACTGGGCGGGGAGCGGGACTTCGCGCTCAGCCTGTACGAGCCGGTGGGCGCGGCCCCCGACGAGCGCCGCTTCAAGATCTACCGCACGGGCGAGGCCGTCTCCCTGTCCGCGGTGCTGCCCGTGCTGCAGCGCCTCGGCGTCGAGGTCGTCGACGAGCGGCCGTACGAACTGCGGTGCGACGACCGCAGCGTGGCCTACGTCTACGACTTCGGCCTGCGGATGCCCCAGGCGCCCGGCGGCGGGGTGGACTACCTCGGCGACGACGCCCGCGAGCGCTTCCAGGACACCTTCGCGGCGACCTGGACCGGCAAGGCGGAGAACGACGGCTTCAACGCCCTCGTGCTGAGCGCCGGCCTGACCTGGCGTCAGGCGATGGTGCTGCGGGCGTACGCCAAGTACCTGCGCCAGGCGGGGTCCACCTTCAGCCAGGACTACATGGAGGACACCCTCCGGCACAACGTCCACACCACCCGGCTGCTCGTCTCGCTGTTCGAGGCGCGGATGTCGCCGGACCGGCAGCGCGCCGGGTACGAACTGGTGGACGCCCTGCTGGAGGAGGTCGACGCCGCCCTCGACCAGGTCGCGAGCCTCGACGAGGACCGCATCCTGCGCTCCTTCCTCACCGTCATCAAGGCGACGCTGCGCACCAACTTCTTCCAGGAAACGGCGGGCGGCGAGCCGCACGACTACGTCTCCATGAAGTTCGACCCGCAGGCCATCCCGGACCTGCCGGCGCCGCGTCCGGCGTTCGAGATCTGGGTGTACTCGCCGCGCGTCGAGGGCGTGCACCTGCGCTTCGGCAAGGTCGCGCGGGGCGGTCTGCGCTGGTCCGACCGGCGTGAGGACTTCCGCACCGAGATCCTCGGCCTGGTCAAGGCGCAGATGGTGAAGAACACCGTCATCGTGCCGGTCGGCGCCAAGGGCGGGTTCGTCGCCAAGCAGCTGCCCGACCCGGCCGTCGACCGCGACGCGTGGATGGCGGAGGGCATCGCCTCCTACCGGACGTTCATCTCCGCGCTGCTCGACATCACCGACAACATGGTGGGCGGCGAGGTCGTGCCCCCGGCGGACGTCGTCCGGCACGACGAGGACGACACCTACCTCGTCGTCGCCGCCGACAAGGGCACCGCGACCTTCTCCGACATCGCCAACGAGGTCGCCGAGAGCTACAACTTCTGGCTCGGGGACGCCTTCGCCTCCGGCGGCTCGGCCGGCTACGACCACAAGGGCATGGGCATCACCGCCCGCGGCGCCTGGGAGTCCGTCAAGCGGCACTTCCGGGAGCTGGGCGTGGACACCCAGACCCAGGACTTCACGGTCGTCGGCATCGGTGACATGTCCGGTGACGTCTTCGGCAACGGCATGCTGCTCAGCGAGCACATCCGCCTGGTCGCCGCCTTCGACCACCGGCACATCTTCATCGACCCGGCCCCGGACGCGGCCACCTCCTACGCCGAGCGCCGCCGCCTGTTCGAGCTGCCCCGCAGCTCCTGGGCCGACTACGACACCTCGCTGCTGTCGGCGGGCGGCGGGATCTTCCCGCGCAGCGCGAAGTCCGTCCCGGTCAACGCACACATCCGCGACGCCCTCGGCATCGAGTCCGGCGTCACCAAGATGACCCCGGCCGACCTGATGAAGGCCATCCTCAAGGCGCCGGTCGACCTGCTGTGGAACGGCGGCATCGGCACCTACGTCAAGGCGTCCACCGAGTCCAACGCGGACGCCGGCGACAAGGGCAACGACGCGATCCGCGTCGACGGCAAGGACCTGCGGGTCGCCGTCGTCGGCGAGGGCGGCAACCTGGGCATGACCCAGCTCGGCCGGATCGAGTTCGCGCTGCACGGCGGCCGGCAGAACACCGACGCCATCGACAACAGCGCCGGCGTGGACACCTCCGACCACGAGGTGAACATCAAGATCCTGCTGAACGGCCTGGTCAAGGAAGGCGACATGACGGTGAAGCAGCGCAACAAGCTGCTCGCCGAGATGACCGACGAGGTCGGGCGGCTGGTGCTGCGCAACAACTACGCGCAGAACACCGCCATCGCCAACGCGCTGGCCCAGTCCAAGGACATGATCCACGCGCAGCAGCGCTTCCTGAAGCACCTGGTGCGCGAGGGCCACCTCGACCGGGCGCTGGAGTTCCTGCCCACCGACCGGCAGATCCGCGAGCGGCTCGCCTCCGGGCAGGGCCTGACCGGACCGGAGACGGCCGTCCTGCTGGCGTACACGAAGATCACGGTCGCCGAGGAGCTGCTGCACACCTCGCTGCCCGACGACCCGTACCTGAAGGGCCTGCTGCACGCGTACTTCCCGACCGCGCTGCGCGAGCAGTTCCGGGAGCAGATCGACAGCCACCCGCTGCGCCGTGAGATCACCACGACCGTGCTGGTCAACGACACGGTCAACACCGGCGGTACGACGTACCTGCACCGGATGCGCGAGGAGACCGGGGCGTCGCTGGAGGAGATCGTCCGGGCGCAGACCGCGGCCCGCGCGATCTTCCGCTCCTCGATGGTGTGGGACGGCGTGGAGGCGCTCGACACCACGGTCGACGCCGCCGTCCAGACCCGGATCCGGCTGCACTCCCGCCGCCTGGTGGAGCGCGGCACGCGCTGGCTGCTCAACAACCGGCCGCAGCCGCTGCAGCTCGAGGAGACGGTGTCGTTCTTCGCCGAGCGGGTGGAGCTGGTCTGGGCGCAGCTGCCGAAGCTGCTGCGCGGCGAGGACCTGGACTGGTACCAGAAGATCTACGACGAGCTCAGCGGCGCCGGTGTGCCGGACGAGCTCGCCACCCGGGTCGCCGGCTTCTCCTCCGCCTTCCCGACGCTCGACATCGTGTCCGTGGCCGACCGGATGGGCAAGGAGCCGCTGGACGTCGCCGAGGTGTACTACGACCTCGCCGACCGGCTGCGCATCACCCAGCTGATGGACCGGATCATCGAGCTGCCGCGCGCGGACCGCTGGCAGTCGATGGCCCGCGCGGCGATCCGCGAGGACCTGTACGCCGCGCACGCGGCGGTCACCGCGGACGTGCTGGCGGAGGGCGACGGCGCGTCGACGCCGGAGCAGCGGTTCGCGCTGTGGGAGCAGAAGAACGCGGCGCTGCTGGGCCGGGCCCGCACCACGCTGGAGGAGATCCACAGCTCCGACGCGTTCGACCTCGCCAACCTGTCGGTGGCGATGCGGACCATGCGGACGCTGCTGAGGTCGCACTCGTAA
- a CDS encoding HAD family hydrolase: MGTHNDAHIVWDWNGTLFHDVDAVIGATNAAFAELGLAPITLERYRELYCVPVPKFYERLMGRLPSETEWELMDAAFHRHYTDHRVRCGLADGVEDLLRTWASAGRSQSILSMYGHDDLVPLVRDFGIASHFIRVDGRTGPSGGSKAEHMVRHLSVLGDVVDPRRTVVIGDAADDALAARHVGARAVLYTGGSHGRASLEAVGVPVVDTLSEAVAQAERLAASD, encoded by the coding sequence ATGGGGACGCACAACGACGCACACATCGTCTGGGACTGGAACGGCACGCTGTTCCACGACGTCGACGCGGTCATCGGGGCGACGAACGCCGCCTTCGCCGAGCTGGGCCTCGCCCCCATCACGCTGGAGCGGTACCGGGAGCTGTACTGCGTGCCGGTGCCGAAGTTCTACGAGCGGCTGATGGGGCGGCTGCCCAGCGAGACCGAGTGGGAGCTGATGGACGCCGCCTTCCACCGCCACTACACGGACCACCGCGTGCGCTGCGGACTGGCCGACGGCGTGGAGGACCTGCTGCGGACGTGGGCGTCGGCGGGCCGCAGCCAGTCGATCCTCAGCATGTACGGGCACGACGACCTCGTCCCCCTGGTGCGTGACTTCGGCATCGCCTCGCACTTCATACGCGTCGACGGGCGGACCGGCCCGTCCGGCGGCAGCAAGGCGGAGCACATGGTGCGCCACCTGAGCGTACTGGGCGATGTGGTGGACCCGCGGCGCACGGTGGTGATCGGCGACGCGGCCGACGACGCGCTGGCCGCCCGGCACGTGGGCGCGCGGGCCGTGCTCTACACCGGCGGCTCGCACGGCCGGGCGAGCCTGGAGGCGGTCGGGGTTCCGGTGGTCGACACCTTGAGCGAGGCGGTGGCCCAGGCGGAGCGCCTGGCGGCTTCCGACTGA
- a CDS encoding DUF6912 family protein codes for MRVYVPLTLPGLAEAHRTGQLGDGPLTAYAVTPALREWYLSDDIEELEYAALSRAALASLRLLAADPGAPRRRVVVAVDVADGTASADPDRGLDPAAPGEVRLAGAVRLAKAAAVHADAADAETDVAAAARALDAADKGDDDAQFVVDGAEDHELLWFATQEIPQLIG; via the coding sequence ATGCGCGTCTACGTCCCCCTGACCCTCCCCGGGCTCGCCGAGGCGCACAGGACGGGTCAGCTGGGCGACGGGCCCCTCACCGCGTACGCGGTGACGCCGGCGCTGCGCGAGTGGTACCTCTCCGACGACATCGAGGAGCTGGAGTACGCCGCGCTGAGCCGTGCCGCGCTGGCCTCCCTACGGCTGCTGGCGGCCGACCCCGGCGCGCCCCGCCGCCGGGTCGTGGTCGCGGTGGACGTCGCCGACGGCACCGCCTCCGCCGATCCCGACCGGGGCCTGGACCCGGCCGCGCCGGGCGAGGTGCGCCTCGCCGGGGCCGTACGGCTGGCCAAGGCGGCCGCGGTGCACGCCGACGCGGCGGACGCCGAGACGGACGTGGCGGCCGCCGCGCGGGCGCTGGACGCGGCGGACAAGGGCGACGACGACGCGCAGTTCGTGGTGGACGGCGCGGAGGACCACGAGCTGCTGTGGTTCGCGACCCAGGAGATCCCCCAGCTGATCGGCTGA